A single window of Intrasporangium calvum DSM 43043 DNA harbors:
- a CDS encoding xanthine dehydrogenase family protein molybdopterin-binding subunit, whose amino-acid sequence MTMTEDTPTTEAPTGEVGRARKRKEDQRLITGRTRWTDNITLPGMLHIAMVRSPFAHARVTAIATAEAKAARNVVAVLTGEDLKEVQGVNANAWPIATDQVTPTHLPMAVDHVACAGEIVACVVARSAAEARDAAELVDVDYDELPAVLDMKEALKDEVLAHPDLGTNKSAFWQLDSKEAGSGDDVDEAIEAARSDGIVIEREFRQQRLIPAFMEPRSVVVDPTGEQITMWSATQIPHILRFLLAATTGVSESKIRVIAPDVGGGFGGKLQTTPEEFVAFAAARRLGKPVKYTETRSESLVSGHHGRDQWQKLTLSARRDGTVTGLKVELLADLGAYVALVGGGVPVLGAWMFNSIYKFPAYRFNVQTILTNKTWVDAYRGAGRPEATFGIERMMDELAAELGRDPLEVREQNWITHEEFPFTTVAGMTYDSGNYEAATARARELFDYDALRAEQQRRREANDPVQLGIGVSTFTEMCGLAPSRVLGSLSYGAGGWEHASIRMLPTGKVEVVTGTSPHGQGHETAWSQIVADRLGVPFEDVEVLHGDTQISHKGLDTYGSRSLVVGGEALVLAADKVIEKARPIAAHLLEASADDLEFSAGRFGVKGTDQGLTMAEIALASFAAHNLPDGVEPGLDSDATYDPVNFSFPHGTHLCAMEVDTETGASRMRSYVCVDDIGVVVNPLIADGQIHGGLVQGIAQALWEGAEYDENGTLVTGSFVDYTLPTAADTISFVTDYTVSPSTTNTLGTKGVGEAGTIASTPAVVNAIVDALRPMGVHDVPMPCTPERVWRAIQSGGSDRQVESSGDAQPHFDPAAPNQDTPETEGGAR is encoded by the coding sequence GTGACCATGACCGAGGACACCCCCACGACCGAGGCGCCGACGGGCGAGGTCGGTCGGGCCCGCAAGCGCAAGGAGGACCAGCGTCTCATCACCGGTCGCACCCGGTGGACGGACAACATCACCCTGCCCGGCATGCTCCACATCGCGATGGTCCGCAGTCCCTTCGCGCACGCACGGGTCACGGCCATCGCCACCGCCGAGGCCAAGGCCGCCCGCAACGTCGTGGCCGTCCTCACCGGCGAGGACCTCAAGGAGGTCCAGGGGGTCAACGCCAACGCGTGGCCGATCGCCACCGACCAGGTGACGCCCACGCACCTGCCGATGGCGGTCGACCACGTCGCCTGCGCCGGCGAGATCGTCGCCTGTGTCGTCGCCCGGTCTGCCGCGGAGGCGCGCGACGCGGCCGAGCTGGTCGACGTCGACTACGACGAGCTGCCCGCGGTCCTCGACATGAAGGAAGCCCTCAAGGACGAGGTCCTCGCACACCCCGACCTGGGCACGAACAAGTCCGCCTTCTGGCAGCTCGACTCCAAGGAGGCGGGCAGCGGCGACGACGTCGACGAGGCCATCGAGGCGGCCCGGTCCGACGGCATCGTCATCGAGCGCGAGTTCCGCCAGCAACGGCTCATCCCGGCCTTCATGGAGCCGCGCTCCGTGGTCGTCGACCCGACCGGCGAGCAGATCACCATGTGGTCCGCGACCCAGATCCCCCACATCCTGCGCTTCCTGCTCGCGGCGACCACGGGCGTCTCCGAGTCGAAGATCCGGGTGATCGCGCCCGACGTCGGCGGCGGCTTCGGCGGCAAGCTCCAGACGACGCCCGAGGAGTTCGTCGCGTTCGCGGCGGCGCGCCGGCTCGGCAAGCCGGTCAAGTACACCGAGACCCGCTCCGAGTCGCTCGTGTCCGGACACCACGGTCGCGACCAGTGGCAGAAGCTGACGCTGTCGGCCCGAAGGGACGGGACGGTCACCGGGCTCAAGGTCGAACTGCTCGCGGACCTCGGCGCCTACGTCGCGCTCGTCGGCGGGGGCGTCCCCGTCCTCGGAGCCTGGATGTTCAACTCGATCTACAAGTTCCCGGCCTACCGGTTCAACGTCCAGACCATCCTGACGAACAAGACCTGGGTCGACGCCTACCGCGGGGCCGGCCGTCCCGAGGCGACCTTCGGCATCGAGCGGATGATGGACGAGCTCGCGGCCGAGCTCGGCCGGGACCCCCTCGAGGTCCGCGAGCAGAACTGGATCACGCACGAGGAGTTCCCGTTCACCACGGTCGCCGGGATGACGTACGACTCCGGCAACTACGAGGCGGCGACAGCCCGGGCCCGTGAGCTCTTCGACTACGACGCGCTGCGCGCCGAGCAGCAGCGCCGCCGTGAGGCGAACGACCCGGTCCAGCTCGGCATCGGGGTCTCGACCTTCACCGAGATGTGCGGCCTGGCGCCCTCCCGGGTGCTCGGCTCGCTCAGCTACGGCGCCGGCGGCTGGGAGCACGCGAGCATCCGGATGCTCCCGACCGGCAAGGTCGAGGTCGTCACCGGCACGTCACCGCACGGCCAGGGCCACGAGACGGCGTGGAGCCAGATCGTCGCCGACCGGCTCGGGGTCCCCTTCGAGGATGTCGAGGTCCTCCACGGCGACACCCAGATCAGCCACAAGGGCCTCGACACCTACGGGTCCCGCTCGCTCGTCGTGGGGGGTGAGGCGCTCGTGCTCGCCGCCGACAAGGTCATCGAGAAGGCCCGCCCCATCGCGGCGCACCTGCTCGAGGCGAGCGCCGACGACCTCGAGTTCTCGGCGGGCCGCTTCGGGGTCAAGGGCACCGACCAGGGTCTGACGATGGCGGAGATCGCCCTCGCCAGCTTCGCCGCGCACAACCTTCCGGACGGGGTCGAGCCGGGCCTCGACTCGGACGCGACCTACGACCCGGTCAACTTCTCCTTCCCGCACGGCACGCACCTGTGCGCGATGGAGGTCGACACCGAGACCGGCGCGTCGAGGATGCGCTCCTACGTCTGCGTCGACGACATCGGCGTCGTGGTCAACCCGCTCATCGCCGATGGTCAAATCCACGGCGGGTTGGTCCAAGGCATCGCCCAGGCGCTCTGGGAGGGCGCGGAGTACGACGAGAACGGCACGCTGGTCACCGGCTCGTTCGTCGACTACACCCTCCCGACCGCGGCTGACACGATCAGCTTCGTCACCGACTACACCGTCTCCCCGTCGACGACGAACACCTTGGGCACCAAGGGAGTCGGCGAGGCAGGCACCATCGCCTCGACCCCTGCGGTCGTCAACGCGATCGTCGACGCGCTGCGGCCGATGGGCGTGCACGACGTGCCGATGCCGTGCACTCCGGAGCGGGTGTGGCGCGCCATCCAGTCCGGTGGGTCCGACCGTCAGGTCGAGTCGTCCGGGGACGCGCAGCCGCACTTCGACCCGGCGGCTCCCAACCAAGACACCCCCGAGACGGAAGGCGGTGCCCGGTGA
- a CDS encoding MFS transporter: MKELLRIRDARIALGARALSQLGDAMTLIALSILIAQTGQPLDLTVLLVAFAAPVVALSSWAGRLVDTRDSRHLLTAAALVQVAGSAGLLASTSLGWQVGCILVIQSGQAVAGPGWGALLPRIVGEEKVGRAIGLQQALGSAAWLAGTALGGLAFAAVGFHGVILIDTLAFGSLVGAALAVRTHRAGAGAGCPAPTPAPTPAPALESGWRILHRDRVSGLVVAGLVLFVVALEGTNVVEAFLVIDVLGAGPAAYGLLGLCLGTGVTVGSVLCTRIDGDRRRIAVLSAAAGTLGLTIAAAGLVGSVAWLYPLFVVAGLANGFINGLGFALVVGRTADAARGRVLAAAMGTIRGGSVVSLLVAGVAAGWYGPRAVFVGAGLLTVTVAPVLLLARGRRAWAGHGEPADASPGVTEVGAVEPAA, encoded by the coding sequence ATGAAGGAACTGCTTCGGATCCGGGACGCGCGCATCGCTCTCGGTGCGCGGGCTCTGTCGCAGCTGGGCGACGCCATGACGCTGATCGCCCTGTCGATCCTCATCGCCCAGACCGGGCAGCCCCTCGACCTCACCGTGCTCCTCGTCGCCTTCGCGGCACCGGTCGTCGCCCTCTCCTCGTGGGCCGGTCGGCTCGTCGACACCCGAGACTCGCGGCACCTCCTCACTGCGGCGGCGCTCGTGCAGGTGGCCGGGTCCGCGGGCCTGCTCGCCTCGACCTCCCTCGGCTGGCAGGTCGGCTGCATCCTCGTCATCCAGTCCGGCCAGGCGGTGGCGGGACCGGGGTGGGGGGCCTTGTTGCCGCGGATCGTCGGCGAGGAGAAGGTCGGGCGGGCGATCGGGCTGCAGCAGGCCCTTGGCTCCGCAGCCTGGCTCGCCGGCACGGCCCTCGGGGGACTCGCCTTCGCGGCCGTCGGCTTCCACGGCGTCATCCTCATCGACACGCTGGCCTTCGGCTCGCTCGTCGGCGCGGCGCTGGCCGTCCGGACCCACCGGGCCGGCGCCGGCGCCGGCTGCCCCGCGCCCACCCCGGCGCCCACCCCGGCGCCCGCACTCGAGTCGGGCTGGCGGATCCTGCATCGCGACCGGGTCTCGGGCCTCGTCGTGGCCGGGCTCGTGCTGTTCGTCGTCGCCCTCGAGGGGACCAACGTCGTCGAGGCCTTCCTCGTCATCGACGTCCTCGGCGCCGGACCCGCGGCGTACGGGTTGCTCGGCCTCTGCCTCGGCACGGGCGTGACCGTCGGCTCCGTGCTGTGCACCAGGATCGACGGGGACCGCCGGCGGATCGCGGTCCTGTCCGCCGCCGCCGGCACGTTGGGCCTGACGATCGCGGCGGCGGGGCTGGTGGGTTCGGTGGCGTGGCTCTACCCGCTCTTCGTCGTCGCCGGTCTCGCCAACGGCTTCATCAACGGACTCGGGTTCGCGCTCGTCGTGGGGCGCACCGCCGACGCGGCGCGGGGCCGGGTGCTGGCTGCCGCCATGGGGACGATCCGCGGCGGGTCGGTGGTCTCCCTCCTCGTCGCCGGGGTGGCGGCCGGCTGGTACGGACCGCGGGCGGTCTTCGTCGGCGCCGGGCTGCTCACCGTCACGGTCGCGCCGGTGCTCCTGCTGGCTCGGGGACGGCGAGCCTGGGCCGGACACGGCGAACCAGCCGACGCGTCGCCCGGCGTCACCGAGGTCGGAGCGGTGGAGCCGGCGGCGTGA
- the mgrA gene encoding L-glyceraldehyde 3-phosphate reductase: MTHHVDDYQAARTRYDSMTYRRCGASGLDLPAVSLGLWHNFGDDVPMDRQRAILRRAFDLGVTHFDLANNYGPPYGSAERNFGTIFAQDLRRYRDELILSTKAGYDMWPGPYGQGGGSRKYLLASLDQSLERMGVDYVDIFYSHRFDDTTPLEETMGALDTAVRSGKALYAGISSYSPQRTQEAIEILGEMGTPMLIHQPSYSMLNRWIEEDLLDTLGEEGVGCIAFSPLAQGMLTDKYLGGIPDGSRASQGKSLSPDLLTDESLRHVRALNEVAQSRGQSLAQLALAWALRDDRVTSVLIGASSVAQLENSLGALDRLEFTQEELDRIDEHAVEAGINLWKRSSTH; the protein is encoded by the coding sequence ATGACGCACCACGTGGACGACTACCAGGCTGCCCGCACCCGCTACGACTCGATGACCTACCGTCGCTGCGGAGCGAGCGGCCTCGACCTGCCCGCGGTCTCTCTCGGGCTGTGGCACAACTTCGGCGACGACGTCCCCATGGACCGGCAGCGGGCCATCCTCCGCCGGGCCTTCGACCTCGGCGTGACGCACTTCGACCTCGCCAACAACTACGGCCCGCCCTACGGCAGCGCCGAGCGCAACTTCGGCACGATCTTCGCCCAGGACCTCAGGCGCTACCGCGACGAGCTGATCCTCTCGACGAAGGCCGGCTACGACATGTGGCCGGGCCCCTACGGCCAGGGCGGTGGCTCCCGCAAGTACCTGCTGGCGTCGCTCGACCAGTCGCTCGAGCGGATGGGCGTCGACTACGTCGACATCTTCTACAGCCATCGCTTCGACGACACGACCCCGCTCGAGGAGACGATGGGGGCGCTCGACACGGCGGTCCGGAGCGGCAAGGCCCTCTATGCCGGCATCTCGTCCTACTCGCCGCAGCGGACCCAGGAGGCGATCGAGATCCTCGGCGAGATGGGGACGCCCATGCTCATCCACCAGCCGAGCTACTCGATGCTCAACCGGTGGATCGAGGAGGACCTGCTCGACACGCTCGGCGAGGAGGGCGTCGGGTGCATCGCCTTCTCGCCGCTGGCCCAGGGCATGCTGACGGACAAGTACCTCGGCGGCATCCCCGACGGATCGCGCGCCAGCCAGGGCAAGTCGCTCAGCCCGGACCTGCTGACGGACGAGTCGCTCCGGCACGTCCGGGCCCTCAACGAGGTCGCGCAGTCCCGCGGCCAGTCGCTGGCCCAGCTCGCGCTGGCCTGGGCGTTGCGTGACGACCGGGTCACCTCGGTCCTCATCGGCGCGTCGAGCGTCGCCCAGCTGGAGAACAGCCTCGGCGCCCTGGACCGCCTCGAGTTCACTCAGGAGGAGCTCGACCGCATCGACGAGCACGCGGTCGAGGCGGGCATCAACCTCTGGAAGCGCTCGAGCACCCACTGA
- a CDS encoding NAD-dependent epimerase/dehydratase family protein — translation MPRGPPRRASPALNRAPATAPCSGLASAGASGALGRTLTPALVAAGHDVFGTTRTGNPGPITAAGATPLTMDGLDRTSVLQAVEEAKPDVIIHQLTALRTGIDPKHFDTGFATTNRLRTEGTDHPLEAARTFGVGRVLAQSFTGFTNPRTGPGLADETSGYDPDPAPEARQTLVSKWLPALAEALGATPPRRLPLCLSRPLLGEHGVNLMTKIRGSSNAKAKRELAWTLQYPTWRVGFATGL, via the coding sequence ATGCCCAGAGGCCCGCCCCGGCGCGCCAGCCCGGCCCTGAACCGCGCCCCGGCCACCGCTCCGTGCAGCGGCCTCGCGAGCGCCGGCGCCAGCGGCGCCCTCGGCCGCACCCTGACGCCCGCCCTGGTCGCGGCGGGTCACGACGTCTTCGGCACGACCCGGACGGGCAACCCCGGCCCGATCACGGCCGCCGGGGCGACCCCGCTGACCATGGACGGCCTCGACCGGACCTCGGTCCTGCAGGCGGTGGAAGAGGCCAAGCCGGACGTCATCATCCACCAGCTCACCGCACTGCGCACCGGGATCGATCCCAAGCACTTCGACACGGGCTTCGCGACGACGAACCGCCTGCGCACCGAAGGCACGGACCACCCCCTCGAGGCGGCACGCACCTTCGGAGTGGGGCGGGTGCTCGCGCAGAGCTTCACCGGTTTCACCAACCCGCGCACGGGGCCCGGCCTCGCCGACGAGACCAGCGGGTACGACCCTGATCCTGCGCCCGAGGCGCGTCAGACCCTCGTCTCGAAGTGGCTGCCGGCCCTCGCCGAGGCTCTCGGGGCCACACCTCCGAGACGCCTGCCGTTGTGCCTGTCCCGCCCGCTGCTCGGCGAGCACGGCGTCAACCTGATGACCAAGATCCGCGGCTCCTCCAATGCCAAGGCCAAGCGTGAGCTCGCCTGGACGCTGCAGTACCCGACGTGGCGGGTCGGCTTCGCGACGGGCCTCTGA
- a CDS encoding (2Fe-2S)-binding protein, with protein MTRITVKVDGVEYSDDIEPRTLLVHYLRETVGKTGTVVGCDTSNCGACTVHLDGRSVKSCNVLAVQVDGHEVTTIEGLADTAGTDGTLHPMQVAFHEAHGLQCGYCTPGMIMQACDLLKENPDPTEAEIREGLEGNLCRCTGYHNIVKAVQQAAAAMAGSRPEPTREEVTS; from the coding sequence ATGACCCGTATCACCGTGAAGGTCGACGGAGTCGAGTACTCCGACGACATCGAGCCCCGGACCTTGTTGGTCCACTACCTGAGGGAGACCGTCGGCAAGACGGGCACCGTCGTCGGTTGCGACACGAGCAACTGCGGCGCCTGCACCGTCCACCTCGACGGTCGCAGCGTCAAGTCCTGCAACGTCCTCGCGGTCCAGGTGGACGGCCATGAGGTGACGACCATCGAGGGGCTGGCCGACACGGCCGGGACCGACGGGACGCTCCACCCGATGCAGGTCGCCTTCCACGAGGCCCACGGGCTCCAGTGCGGCTACTGCACGCCCGGCATGATCATGCAGGCCTGCGACCTGCTCAAGGAGAACCCCGACCCGACCGAGGCAGAGATCCGGGAGGGGCTCGAGGGCAACCTCTGTCGCTGCACCGGCTACCACAACATCGTCAAGGCGGTGCAGCAGGCGGCGGCCGCGATGGCGGGCAGCCGGCCCGAGCCCACCCGCGAGGAGGTGACGTCGTGA
- a CDS encoding FAD binding domain-containing protein, translating into MIPASFDYVAPTTVAEALAALAEHGDEAKVLAGGQSLLPILRMRLNAPSVVIDLGRIAELQGISEEGDVIVIGAMTPYAAVLASEVVSTHAGLLSKAVATVADPQIRHRGTVGGALVHADPAGDVGAPVLALGAQVVVAGAGGQTRTVAADDFFEDLFTTAVGEGELLTQIRIPKHTGWGSHYEKFVRVSHQWSIVAVAAAVRVEGGSIAEARVGLTNMGATPLRARSVEAALVGQAPTDEAVRAAVAQVADGTNPPSDLNGGADYRRHLATVLTRRAVLAAAGA; encoded by the coding sequence GTGATCCCCGCATCGTTCGACTACGTGGCACCGACCACCGTTGCCGAGGCGCTCGCGGCGCTCGCGGAGCACGGGGACGAGGCCAAGGTCCTCGCCGGCGGTCAGTCCCTGCTGCCGATCCTGCGGATGCGCCTCAACGCCCCGAGCGTCGTGATCGACCTCGGGCGGATCGCCGAGCTCCAGGGGATCTCGGAGGAGGGTGACGTCATCGTCATCGGTGCCATGACGCCGTATGCCGCTGTGCTCGCTTCCGAGGTCGTGTCCACTCACGCCGGGCTGCTGTCCAAGGCGGTCGCCACGGTGGCCGACCCGCAGATCCGGCACCGGGGGACCGTCGGTGGGGCGCTCGTCCACGCCGACCCGGCCGGTGACGTCGGCGCGCCCGTGCTCGCGCTGGGGGCGCAGGTGGTCGTGGCCGGAGCCGGCGGGCAGACCCGCACGGTCGCCGCGGACGACTTCTTCGAGGACCTGTTCACGACGGCGGTCGGTGAGGGTGAGCTGCTGACCCAGATCCGGATCCCGAAGCACACGGGCTGGGGCTCCCACTACGAGAAGTTCGTCCGGGTCAGCCACCAGTGGTCCATCGTCGCGGTCGCGGCCGCGGTGCGGGTCGAGGGTGGCTCCATCGCCGAGGCCCGCGTCGGTCTGACCAACATGGGCGCGACCCCGTTGCGGGCCCGGTCCGTGGAGGCCGCGCTGGTCGGCCAGGCGCCCACCGACGAGGCCGTCCGGGCGGCGGTGGCTCAGGTGGCCGACGGCACGAACCCGCCGTCCGACCTCAACGGCGGCGCGGACTACCGTCGCCACCTCGCGACGGTGTTGACCCGCCGCGCGGTCCTCGCGGCGGCAGGGGCGTGA
- a CDS encoding HNH endonuclease produces the protein MIEGPRVLPEPASAGSVRVPAALAACDVVALLPRLSETDGSGLGASELVDLLDTLERAKAACAAAQAKVTAAFVDAQAVEAAHWTDRARECLDANDFEGYRAAKDEVRRRDFTPAALNGRGPGDERASTSRGRRTGAHDKAGIAAQVGLARHESPHRGARLATTALALVRDLPHTLDALTTGELNERRAELVARLTSHLTAEDRTAVDAEVVGAHRSDPTDPGLTGIATWGDRQLEGAVRAAADRIDAAGAVARARTAESERRVTIRPIPDTMALVTAVLPVRQAVALYAALTAAASTAQATGDVRSKGQVMADTLVDRVLSGAAGEPGILGDVPVEVQVVITDRALFDGDDTPAQVPGYGPVPAGWVRELLTADLGPPGGDRSGAHGPEWSPRARTWLRRLYTHPASGTLVAMDSKRRLFPPGLRRFLVARDGVCRMPWCDAPIRHADHVTPFAVGGPTTAENGQGLCVRCNQVKEQPGWRARVVHPGPLPMPVPAHPVPAHTVRLTTPTGHQHTSVAPPVLPAHREPTEGSALDLAHLDEPLSPLEQLLTDRLAG, from the coding sequence GTGATCGAGGGTCCTCGCGTGCTCCCGGAGCCGGCGTCCGCCGGCTCCGTTCGGGTGCCTGCGGCCCTGGCTGCCTGCGACGTGGTGGCCTTGTTGCCGCGGCTCTCGGAGACGGACGGGAGCGGCCTCGGCGCGAGCGAGCTCGTCGACCTGCTCGACACGCTGGAGCGGGCCAAGGCGGCCTGTGCGGCAGCGCAGGCCAAGGTGACCGCGGCGTTCGTCGACGCCCAGGCCGTTGAGGCCGCTCACTGGACGGACCGCGCGCGAGAGTGCTTGGACGCGAACGACTTCGAGGGTTACCGCGCTGCGAAGGACGAGGTGCGGCGCCGTGACTTCACCCCTGCGGCTCTCAACGGGCGCGGGCCTGGGGACGAGCGGGCTTCGACGTCACGCGGCCGCCGCACGGGCGCCCACGACAAGGCAGGCATCGCCGCACAGGTCGGCCTGGCCCGGCACGAGTCACCGCACCGCGGTGCGCGACTCGCCACGACCGCGCTGGCTCTGGTCCGCGACCTTCCGCACACGCTCGACGCGCTGACGACTGGCGAGCTCAACGAGCGTCGGGCCGAGCTGGTCGCCCGCCTCACGAGCCACCTGACTGCCGAGGACCGCACCGCGGTCGACGCCGAGGTCGTCGGCGCCCACCGCAGCGACCCGACCGACCCCGGGCTGACCGGTATCGCGACGTGGGGGGACCGCCAGCTCGAAGGTGCCGTGCGCGCTGCCGCCGACCGGATCGACGCGGCAGGGGCGGTCGCGCGGGCCAGGACGGCGGAGTCCGAGCGCCGCGTCACGATCCGGCCGATCCCCGACACCATGGCACTGGTGACCGCGGTCCTGCCGGTCAGGCAGGCCGTCGCCCTCTACGCGGCGCTCACGGCTGCGGCCTCGACCGCGCAGGCAACGGGTGACGTCCGGAGCAAGGGACAGGTCATGGCCGACACCCTGGTCGACCGGGTCCTGTCCGGCGCCGCGGGTGAGCCGGGCATCCTCGGCGACGTGCCCGTGGAGGTGCAGGTCGTCATCACCGACCGCGCACTGTTCGACGGTGACGACACTCCGGCGCAGGTCCCGGGCTACGGGCCGGTGCCCGCCGGCTGGGTCCGCGAGCTGCTCACCGCTGACCTCGGTCCGCCTGGCGGGGACCGGTCGGGCGCCCACGGCCCCGAATGGTCTCCGCGGGCGCGGACCTGGCTCCGCCGGCTCTACACCCATCCGGCGAGCGGGACCCTGGTCGCGATGGACTCGAAGCGCCGCCTGTTCCCACCAGGTCTGCGACGCTTTCTCGTCGCCCGCGACGGCGTGTGCCGGATGCCGTGGTGCGATGCGCCCATCCGGCACGCCGACCACGTGACCCCCTTCGCCGTGGGCGGTCCGACGACGGCCGAGAACGGCCAGGGACTGTGCGTGCGGTGCAACCAGGTCAAGGAGCAACCGGGCTGGAGAGCCCGGGTCGTCCACCCCGGACCGCTGCCGATGCCGGTCCCTGCGCACCCGGTCCCTGCGCACACGGTCCGCCTGACGACACCGACCGGGCACCAGCACACCTCGGTGGCTCCTCCCGTCCTCCCCGCACACCGCGAGCCCACCGAGGGGAGCGCGCTCGACCTCGCCCACCTCGACGAGCCCCTCAGCCCGCTCGAGCAGCTCCTGACCGACCGCCTGGCCGGCTGA
- a CDS encoding winged helix-turn-helix domain-containing protein, with translation MATLRRPTEALEVDDPRALRALAHPARQRIINELLAGRVMTATEAAELVGLSPSAVSHHLRALERYGIAERAETGGDARTRPWRSRFTELSYVPRSPGGVQVANAVVRGELAKLARNIAVVVEANEAAQQAGERPAPRDSVGISVSERWLTDEERRDVVARIEELLRTLPERHSGNAPEGSVRMSLVLSFVPVAGD, from the coding sequence ATGGCCACCCTGCGCCGTCCCACCGAGGCACTCGAGGTCGACGACCCCCGGGCCCTACGGGCTCTCGCCCATCCCGCGCGACAGCGGATCATCAACGAGCTGCTCGCCGGCCGCGTCATGACGGCGACCGAGGCAGCCGAGCTCGTCGGACTGTCCCCCTCCGCCGTGAGCCACCACCTGCGGGCGCTCGAGCGGTACGGGATCGCTGAGCGGGCGGAGACGGGCGGAGACGCACGGACGAGGCCGTGGCGCTCGCGGTTCACGGAGCTGAGCTACGTGCCCAGGTCCCCGGGCGGCGTCCAGGTCGCCAACGCCGTGGTCCGGGGCGAGCTGGCCAAGCTGGCGCGCAACATCGCCGTCGTCGTCGAGGCCAACGAGGCCGCGCAGCAGGCGGGCGAGCGCCCAGCCCCGAGGGACAGCGTCGGGATCAGCGTGAGCGAGAGATGGCTGACCGACGAGGAGCGCCGCGACGTCGTTGCCCGGATCGAGGAACTGCTCCGCACCCTGCCCGAGCGACACTCCGGGAACGCGCCGGAGGGTTCGGTCCGGATGTCCCTCGTCCTGTCGTTCGTGCCTGTCGCGGGCGACTGA
- a CDS encoding SRPBCC family protein, which translates to MELTHSFTVPTSVDEAWVLLTDLRRVGDCFPGATVTEVTGDEFTGTVKVKLGPISLVYGGSGSFVARDDENHRAVIEAKGKDKRGNGTAGATVTVELTPDGDGARADVVTDLAVTGKPAQFGRGVMQDVSDKLLGQFIACIEKQLGGGAPVVTEADAAPVPQATVQDAGEAAQRPEIVTDAVPDQVHDTGEPLTLPEEVERSKSAAAEAAAAAAALRGPTPGARSAAPSGGESADDALDLGATVLPVLIQRYSGFAVAAVAGAVVGWLLGRRQSHR; encoded by the coding sequence ATGGAGCTCACCCACTCGTTCACCGTGCCGACCTCCGTCGACGAGGCGTGGGTGCTCCTCACCGACCTGAGACGCGTCGGTGACTGCTTCCCGGGGGCCACCGTCACCGAGGTCACCGGCGACGAGTTCACCGGAACCGTCAAAGTCAAGCTGGGCCCGATCTCCCTCGTCTACGGGGGCTCGGGCTCGTTCGTCGCCAGGGACGACGAGAACCACCGGGCGGTGATCGAGGCGAAGGGGAAGGACAAACGGGGCAACGGCACTGCGGGGGCCACGGTCACGGTCGAGCTGACGCCCGACGGTGACGGCGCCCGGGCCGACGTCGTCACCGACCTCGCCGTGACGGGCAAGCCGGCTCAGTTCGGCCGGGGAGTGATGCAGGACGTCTCCGACAAGCTCCTGGGCCAGTTCATCGCCTGTATCGAGAAGCAGCTCGGCGGCGGCGCGCCCGTGGTCACCGAGGCGGACGCGGCGCCGGTTCCGCAGGCGACGGTCCAGGACGCCGGGGAGGCCGCCCAGCGACCCGAGATCGTCACGGACGCGGTGCCCGACCAGGTGCACGACACCGGCGAGCCGCTGACCTTGCCCGAGGAGGTGGAACGGTCGAAGTCCGCTGCGGCCGAGGCCGCAGCGGCGGCTGCCGCACTGCGAGGTCCCACCCCGGGCGCTCGGTCGGCCGCTCCGTCGGGCGGTGAATCTGCCGATGATGCGCTCGACCTCGGTGCGACCGTGCTGCCCGTCCTCATCCAGCGTTACTCGGGCTTCGCGGTCGCCGCGGTCGCGGGAGCTGTCGTGGGCTGGCTCCTCGGACGACGGCAGTCCCACCGCTGA